A DNA window from Anser cygnoides isolate HZ-2024a breed goose chromosome 21, Taihu_goose_T2T_genome, whole genome shotgun sequence contains the following coding sequences:
- the HTR3A gene encoding 5-hydroxytryptamine receptor 3A — MVLAALTALLSLLPLASMLQDTGKDITGNWVPDSDAPALLRLSDSLLAHYRKGTRPVRDWRTTTTVAIDVMVYAILSVDEKNQVLTTYIWYRQHWTDEFLQWDPACFDNITQISLPAESIWVPDILINEFVDVGKSPDVPYVYVRHHGEVQNLKPIQVVTACSLDIYNFPFDVQNCSLTFTSWLHNIRDINLSLWRTPELVKFDRSIFMNQGEWELLYVLSHFQEFSVKSSDSYAEMKFYVVIRRRPLFYTVSLLLPSIFLMVMDIVGFYLPPNSGERVSFKITLLLGYSVFLIIVSDTLPATAVGTPLIGIYFVVCMALLVISLTETILIVRLIHNQDLQPHVPNWVKHLLLERAAVLLCIRDRKKFSQSRAQSSDISRHVENNDSTAKLNHYGCEDPREREVAGGTRPTPAFGTLAEGSPLTHSILHEITTIRQFLEKRDEFRDVAREWLQVGYVLDVLLFRAYLAAVLAYTITLGALWSVWQYA; from the exons ATGGTGCTGGCGGCTCTCACGGCgcttctgtccctgctgcctcttGCGTCGATGCTGCAGGACACAGGTAAGGACATCACGGGGAA CTGGGTGCCAGACTCCGATGCGCCGGCCCTGCTCCGCCTGTCCGACTCGCTGCTGGCTCACTACAGGAAGGGCACTCGGCCTGTGCGGGACTGGCGCACCACCACCACCGTGGCCATCGATGTCATGGTGTACGCCATCCTCAGCGTG GATGAGAAAAACCAGGTGCTGACCACCTACATCTGGTACAGACAG CACTGGACAGATGAGTTCCTCCAGTGGGACCCGGCGTGCTTTGACAACATCACACAGATATCGCTCCCTGCGGAGAGCATCTGGGTGCCCGACATCCTCATCAACGAGTT CGTGGACGTTGGGAAGTCCCCTGATGTCCCCTACGTCTACGTCCGCCACCACGGAGAGGTGCAGAACCTCAAGCCCATCCAGGTGGTGACTGCCTGCAGCCTGGATATCTACAATTTCCCCTTCGACGTCCAGAACTGCTCGCTCACCTTCACCAGCTGGCTGCACAACA TCCGCGACATCAACCTCTCGCTCTGGAGGACCCCGGAGCTGGTGAAATTCGACAGGAGCATCTTCATGAACCAGGGCGAGTGGGAGCTGCTCTACGtgctcagccacttccaggagtTCAGCGTCAAGAGCAGCGACAGCTACGCCGAGATGAAATTCTAT GTAGTTATCAGGAGGCGTCCCCTCTTCTATACTGTcagcctgctgctccccagtATCTTCCTGATGGTGATGGACATTGTGGGCTTCTACCTACCTCCCAACAGTGGCGAGAGGGTCTCTTTCAAGATCACACTGCTACTGGGCTACTCAGTTTTCCTAATCATTGTATCTGACACGCTTCCGGCTACGGCTGTTGGCACCCCACTGATAG GCATCTATTTTGTGGTGTGCATGGCACTGCTTGTCATCAGCCTCACGGAGACCATCCTCATTGTGCGCCTGATACACAATCAAGACCTGCAGCCCCACGTTCCCAACTGGGTGAAGCACTTGCTGCTGGAAcgtgctgctgtcctgctctgcaTCAGGGACAGGAAGAAATTCAGCCAAAGCAGGGCACAGAGCTCAGACATCTCCAGGCATGTGGAGAACAACGACAGCACAG CCAAGCTGAACCACTATGGCTGTGAGGACCCCCGGGAGCGCGAGGTGGCAGGGGGCACGAGGCCCACTCCTGCCTTTGGCACTCTGGCAGAGGGCTCTCCACTCACGCACAGCATCCTGCACGAGATCACCACCATTCGCCAGTTCCTCGAGAAGCGTGATGAGTTTCGCGACGTTGCCCGCGAGTGGCTGCAGGTGGGCTACGTGTTGGATGTCCTGCTCTTCCGGGCGTACCTGGCGGCCGTCCTGGCCTACACCATCACGCTGGGCGCTCTCTGGTCGGTGTGGCAGTACGCCTGA